The window GCAATCGCTCTGGCCGATTATCCAGGAAATGTGCCAATGGGGAGAGAATAATAAAGAAAAGTAAGAGAGAGAAAATGCTGATTAGCAGCATGAATGAATGGATCAAGAAAAGCGCGGGAATTTTTTGCGAGGAAAAAAAGATGCAAAAACAGGGGCACTGAAACTATTGCCCCAAGTAAAAAGGTATAATTCTCTCACAATTGAGAGTATTATACCTTTTTGCCGTTTTTATTATTCTGTTGGTTGTTTTTCCTTAACAAGTAAAAGCAAACGTTTATTGTAATGTGCCAATCAAAGGATTTTGCTGTTTTATTTCTTGTATGGATAGATATAAACTATAGTTCCCATGATCGAGAAGGCTATTTAGGAAAAGATTCAATTGATCTTGTGTTCTGACTTTTATTTTTAAATGGTAACAGCCTTCCCCTGATACTCGGTGAGCTTCAACAACCTCTTTTCGATCCTTAATAAAACGGATAAAAGTATCATGATCAGGTGTTTTCATATAGATAATGACAAACGCTGTAAAAATGAGTCCCAATTTCATTTCATCTACTAGTAGAGAGTACGCCTTAATGACACCACTCTCCTCAAGTTTCTTAATCCGATTCCCTACTGCCTGTCCCGTCATATGAATTTGTTCTCCTAAGTCCTTCCATTGAATACGAGAATTTTCGGATAATAACTTGAGGATTTGAAAATCAATTTGATCAATATGCATAATAAACTCCTTTCACCGTGAAATGATTTGATATAAAAGTCTTTCATCAAAGTATCGATACAAATCAAGATATTATTTATCATTGTACTATACTAAATATTTTAATGAGGTGAAAGAAAATGAGCACAGCTTTAATTATCGTTGATATACAAAATGACTATTTTCCAAATGGAAAGATGGAGTTAAGCAACCCCGAAAAAGCAGCCACAAACGCTGCTAAAGTTCTTGATTGGTTTAGACATAATAACAAAGAAAATATTTTCCATGTTCAGCATATCGCAAGTAGTCCAGAGTTAGGCTTCTTTCTTCCAAATACAGAGGGGGCTGAAATACATGAAGTTGTTCTGCCATTAGAGCACGAGAACATCATTGTAAAAAATTTCGCTAACAGCTTTCTGAAAACAGAATTAGAAAGTAAATTAAGAGAAAAAGGTGTAACCAAGGTGGTGGTTGTTGGTATGATGACTCATATGTGTATTGATGCAACCGTTAGAGCGGCAGTGGATCTAGGCTTTGAAACGACACTAATTGAAGATGCGTGTGCGACAAGAGAGTTATCTTATCAAGATAAAAAAGTCCCAGCTGACCAGGTTCATTATGCGTTTATCAGCGCACTTAACGGTATGTATGCCAATGTCACTTCGACCGAGGATTTCCTTCAACAAAAAAACTAATTAAATAAAAAAGGGAGATTGTATTAAAAACAATCTCCTTTTTTGCAGTTGTGTATTAAGTCAATTTCAAGTGGGGGGTTATTTATACCCAACTTTCTTATAGATGAAGATTGAGTTTTTCTTATTATGTTTGAGAATTCTCAACTACTTTACCTAATCTGCCATATAGAGAAATGGCGCTATACTTTTTAAGATAAGCACCCGTCACTTAAAGTGCATTCTTTAACAAACTTGTTAACTTTAGTGTTGCTGCTTTGTTTTTTCAATCGCAATACGTAAGTTCGAGATTACACCAAGGAACAATATTAACGAACAAACCAATTTTTCAAAAGGTGTTCCAAATAATTGTTGTATAAACCCAAAAGACCAAAGTAAAACAAAAAACCAGAATATAACGCTTATACCTCTTTTGTATGTATATGGTATATTTCTTCCAACAATCAGAGTAAACACTCCTCCAATAATGGAAACTATGATACTGATAATAGATATTGGTAACTGTGTAGCGAAGGATTCAGAACGTCCGCCATTAACCCATGTGAATGGAATTATGCCGCTAATAATTAGAACATGGATTGAGATAGTCAAAGAGTAAAAAATAATTCCCATAAATACAGCAGTTTTCACATTAATTTTTCTAATTTTCTCTAATATAAACTCACCCCATTTCTTCCTATTATCATTTTATTTAATCTTGTAAGGTACTATTCCTATATAAATTTCCATATGATATTTTTTTGGGCTCCCCCCTCCCCCACTGAATTCGCTTTGTTTTGATTAATAACGAAAACAACCTTTACGACCATTGCGGATCCCTGACCTACTTCCTTTTTTTCGCTTCTATCCTCTTGTTCAACTCTTCTAAAAATACATCGTCATCAAAGGGCAATTCGAATTCCTTACCCAACCAATCTCTTCGTTTTCCTATCTAACATTTCCTCCTTCTGAACCATAGCAAGGTTCCGTCATAATTTTAAAAATAGTTTGACGTTTTTGTGAGATAATGATATAAAAGCTAATAACAAAGATGGCTACAACTAAGAGGTGGAGGTTATGGAGATGGGAAATAAATGTAAAATTTTAGATTGTACAATTCGAGATGGAGGGTTAGTCAACAATTGGGACTTCAGCGTCGAATTTGTTCAAGACTTGTATAATGGCCTAAGTGACGCAGGCGTTGAATATATGGAGATTGGATA is drawn from Bacillus sp. FJAT-18017 and contains these coding sequences:
- a CDS encoding cysteine hydrolase family protein, giving the protein MSTALIIVDIQNDYFPNGKMELSNPEKAATNAAKVLDWFRHNNKENIFHVQHIASSPELGFFLPNTEGAEIHEVVLPLEHENIIVKNFANSFLKTELESKLREKGVTKVVVVGMMTHMCIDATVRAAVDLGFETTLIEDACATRELSYQDKKVPADQVHYAFISALNGMYANVTSTEDFLQQKN
- a CDS encoding Lrp/AsnC family transcriptional regulator, translated to MHIDQIDFQILKLLSENSRIQWKDLGEQIHMTGQAVGNRIKKLEESGVIKAYSLLVDEMKLGLIFTAFVIIYMKTPDHDTFIRFIKDRKEVVEAHRVSGEGCYHLKIKVRTQDQLNLFLNSLLDHGNYSLYLSIQEIKQQNPLIGTLQ